A region from the Aquimarina sp. ERC-38 genome encodes:
- a CDS encoding translocation/assembly module TamB domain-containing protein codes for MTDTKKKTRSKTAKWIRGFAIAMLSVLVFFIVLVLFIRSEWGQNLIVDKALAYITDKTNTKITVDKIYLTFGGNIFIDDLYVEDTQKDTLLYSHSLEASIGLIPLVQGEAFELEELLWNKAVINIKRPEGKEDYNFQFLIDAFVTPDTATIKEPDTTENALAIQIGLIDLEAIRATVNDAEMGLTARLNLGKFVAEAKSFDLDSMAFVLEETLLENTNLIYKQTKPFPVPEEETETLLPIIEVEDIEISNVQIIYDVPPDNLFADVDVTELLIEDPVLNLRDQIIKLEALAISNTNIAYKSITKPIAEPVENDTQETTKITWPEWEVALEDINISNSNITLIQSDSITAPNQFNPGNLSLLNLQISIPEVQLNKDEANLAIEQIAFTEKSGFQLQNVQLNASVTPSRLDLSKIVIATGNSSINGKVQARFKSLEQLANQPEATQLSLKIPEIKVGMADAYYFQPALAENQYITLIAKQPVNGQLFASGTLQEVQLTNTQVRWGAKTQLAVSGIFTNLTTPDSLQYNIDQLNLVSRKSDFDPFLKEISLPITIPDTLQLTGDARGTLTSLQTTMQLTSSEGDVGVNGTFDFGDAIAVDSRIDVENLQLNNLLQNPQLGKLSITAEAKASGATVNELNAIFTSRVEEVDFNGYTFKDFNLNGNIENGNGTISGTYKDDYLNMKLDSQVVLDSISPEATATIEVIGADLNALGLTQKIIKTQFTTNAGFKGSADGFDANVTIDNITVVHNQDSYSVDPIKAKAFVTADTTDVWLNSRFLKTNLASNADIATTTGAITRQVKQYISNQKIKDTIPGTVQVAFELGFKETPVLSDVFLKGLKNSDTVLVKASFDENKEHLKLQASAPSLSYLDGTLDSLKLDVNGNQQELDFTLDWAGITYDPVNIQETTIKGEVRDQILYVAFDSFDKDEAVTSVKSELKLRNDTLYYHLNPNSLVLEKSPWQIQAGNEIRYTDNHIYVKDFTISKENKSFTIASGKNSTKETLEFLFKNLELGGLTKFLNPEQRLASGTLNGEVIIEDLFNKTGLVADITIDQLAVTEVPLGTFSLDANSKQFNNYDLDVSLKGSQIDMTTTGNYKASTGNTTIDLNFNLNKLDMKLVEQLAEDAITEASGSISAQARFTGPLLEPNYKGSFNFNKTSITAAILGTPLSLSQEKVTFDNTGIFLEQFTITDVDNNPLDINGNIGTKTFANPTFDLSVKTKDFTAIDANEEDSNLFYGKVNFSSDIKVTGDLEIPKVRGSLSISENSNFTLIIPETEVSIKEREGVVLFVNKENPDAILTRTEDINSQAAQIQGFDIEAKLNIGDQSLFKIIIDQRTEDYFQVHGNGDFQFGMKPSGQMNLAGRYDITDGQYKVSLYNLVKREFDIASGGSIVWSGDPFEAQLNVRAIYEVEANAAGIMRSAVDAQQFNRDLDFLVYLNVNGELLQPEISFNLDLPEGERGFGGGALYGKVQQLNEQEAELNKQVFSLLVFNRFFPESGSDGSSGGPASIARDNVNRVLSGQLNSFSEKLLGDSGIALDFQLDSYNTYQNNSATANTDLAINAKKKLFDDRLIVQVGSSVNVEGNRQAGQQSSPIIGNVALEYLLTEDGKYRLKGFRKNEFESVIDGQLIVTGIAFIFNREFNRFWELWKSLGIVKEDEEGN; via the coding sequence ATGACCGATACGAAGAAAAAAACAAGAAGTAAAACAGCTAAGTGGATTCGGGGCTTTGCTATTGCCATGCTGTCTGTTTTGGTTTTTTTTATCGTTCTAGTCTTATTTATACGTAGTGAATGGGGGCAAAATTTAATTGTAGATAAAGCCCTTGCATACATAACGGATAAAACCAATACTAAAATTACAGTTGATAAAATTTACTTGACCTTTGGTGGAAATATTTTTATTGACGACCTGTACGTAGAAGACACTCAAAAAGACACCTTACTATACTCGCATTCTCTGGAAGCATCCATTGGACTGATACCTCTTGTACAAGGAGAAGCTTTTGAACTTGAAGAATTACTTTGGAACAAAGCAGTAATTAATATCAAACGTCCGGAAGGGAAGGAGGATTATAATTTTCAGTTTTTGATAGATGCTTTTGTCACTCCGGATACCGCTACAATTAAAGAACCCGACACTACCGAAAATGCCTTAGCCATACAAATAGGATTAATCGACCTGGAAGCGATTCGAGCCACCGTAAATGATGCCGAAATGGGACTTACCGCTCGGTTAAATCTAGGGAAATTTGTAGCAGAAGCAAAAAGCTTTGACCTGGATAGTATGGCGTTTGTCCTTGAAGAAACCCTTCTTGAAAATACCAACCTTATTTACAAACAAACAAAACCTTTTCCGGTCCCGGAAGAAGAAACAGAAACCTTATTACCCATTATTGAAGTTGAAGATATTGAAATTTCAAACGTGCAAATTATTTATGATGTTCCTCCGGATAACTTATTTGCCGATGTGGATGTAACCGAATTGCTTATCGAAGACCCGGTACTGAATTTAAGAGACCAAATCATAAAATTAGAAGCTTTAGCTATAAGTAATACAAATATCGCTTATAAAAGTATTACAAAGCCAATTGCCGAACCTGTAGAAAATGACACTCAAGAAACTACCAAAATTACCTGGCCAGAATGGGAAGTGGCCTTAGAAGACATCAATATTTCTAATAGTAACATCACCTTAATTCAATCGGATTCCATTACTGCTCCGAACCAGTTCAATCCCGGAAACCTTTCGCTACTAAATTTACAAATTTCAATTCCCGAAGTACAATTAAATAAGGATGAAGCAAATTTGGCTATAGAACAAATTGCTTTTACGGAGAAAAGTGGTTTTCAATTACAAAATGTTCAATTAAATGCTAGCGTTACTCCTTCTCGATTAGACCTATCAAAAATAGTAATAGCCACTGGAAATAGTAGTATTAACGGAAAAGTTCAGGCTAGGTTTAAAAGTTTGGAACAACTAGCCAATCAACCGGAAGCCACGCAATTATCTTTAAAAATTCCGGAAATTAAGGTGGGTATGGCAGATGCTTATTACTTTCAGCCTGCTTTAGCTGAAAATCAATATATTACTTTAATCGCAAAACAACCGGTAAACGGGCAGTTATTCGCATCCGGTACTTTACAAGAAGTTCAGCTTACCAATACGCAGGTTCGTTGGGGAGCAAAAACACAGTTGGCCGTATCCGGTATTTTTACAAATCTGACTACTCCGGATTCTTTACAATACAATATTGATCAACTTAATTTAGTCAGTCGTAAATCGGATTTTGATCCGTTTCTTAAGGAAATTTCGTTACCCATAACAATTCCGGATACCCTACAACTCACCGGAGATGCTCGAGGAACACTAACTTCTTTACAGACAACCATGCAGTTAACTTCTTCTGAGGGAGATGTTGGAGTTAATGGAACTTTTGACTTTGGAGACGCTATTGCCGTAGACAGTAGAATAGATGTTGAAAACCTACAATTAAATAACCTACTTCAAAATCCGCAACTTGGCAAACTATCAATTACCGCCGAAGCCAAAGCTTCCGGAGCTACTGTGAATGAATTGAATGCAATTTTTACCTCTAGAGTAGAAGAAGTTGATTTTAATGGCTACACCTTTAAAGATTTTAACCTAAATGGGAATATAGAAAACGGAAACGGAACCATTTCCGGTACGTATAAAGATGACTATCTAAATATGAAATTAGATAGTCAGGTTGTTTTAGATTCTATCTCACCAGAAGCTACCGCTACTATTGAAGTAATTGGTGCAGATCTAAATGCTTTAGGGCTTACTCAAAAAATCATTAAAACCCAATTTACAACAAATGCAGGTTTTAAAGGTTCAGCTGATGGATTTGATGCTAATGTAACTATTGATAATATTACCGTAGTGCACAATCAGGATTCCTATTCAGTAGATCCTATAAAGGCTAAGGCTTTTGTGACCGCGGATACTACAGACGTATGGTTGAATAGCCGTTTTTTAAAAACAAATTTGGCATCTAATGCAGATATTGCCACCACCACTGGAGCCATTACCCGGCAGGTGAAACAATACATCAGTAATCAAAAGATTAAAGATACTATTCCCGGAACGGTACAAGTGGCTTTTGAATTAGGGTTTAAAGAAACCCCGGTGCTAAGTGATGTTTTTTTAAAAGGTCTTAAAAATTCTGATACAGTACTGGTCAAAGCCTCCTTTGATGAAAACAAAGAACACTTAAAATTGCAAGCAAGTGCTCCATCACTCAGCTATCTGGATGGAACTTTAGATAGTCTCAAACTGGATGTAAATGGTAATCAACAAGAATTGGATTTTACCCTAGACTGGGCGGGGATTACCTACGATCCTGTAAATATCCAGGAAACTACTATAAAAGGAGAAGTGCGGGATCAGATATTATACGTAGCCTTTGATTCTTTTGATAAAGATGAGGCCGTAACCAGTGTAAAGTCCGAGCTTAAATTACGTAATGATACTTTATATTACCACCTTAACCCGAATTCTTTAGTTTTAGAAAAAAGCCCCTGGCAGATACAAGCGGGCAATGAAATACGTTACACTGATAATCATATTTATGTTAAGGATTTTACTATCAGTAAGGAGAATAAATCTTTTACCATTGCTTCCGGAAAAAACAGTACTAAAGAAACTTTGGAATTTCTTTTTAAAAATTTAGAATTAGGAGGATTGACTAAGTTTTTAAACCCGGAACAGCGTCTGGCTTCCGGTACGCTTAATGGAGAAGTAATTATTGAGGATTTATTTAATAAAACCGGTTTAGTAGCAGATATTACTATAGACCAGTTAGCGGTAACTGAAGTTCCTTTGGGCACCTTTTCTCTAGATGCAAATAGTAAACAGTTTAATAATTACGACCTGGACGTTTCTTTAAAAGGAAGTCAAATAGATATGACTACAACGGGTAATTATAAAGCCTCTACGGGAAATACTACCATTGACCTGAATTTTAATCTGAATAAATTAGATATGAAATTGGTCGAACAACTGGCAGAAGATGCTATTACCGAAGCCTCCGGGAGTATTTCGGCACAGGCACGTTTTACCGGACCTTTACTTGAACCCAATTATAAAGGTAGTTTTAATTTTAATAAAACCTCCATCACCGCAGCCATTTTAGGAACTCCGCTTTCCCTATCGCAGGAGAAAGTAACTTTTGATAATACCGGGATTTTTCTTGAACAATTTACCATTACGGATGTTGATAACAATCCTTTAGATATTAACGGGAATATTGGAACTAAGACTTTTGCCAATCCTACTTTTGACCTTTCGGTTAAAACCAAGGATTTTACGGCAATTGATGCTAATGAAGAGGATAGTAATTTATTTTATGGAAAAGTCAATTTTTCATCAGATATAAAAGTCACCGGAGACCTGGAAATACCAAAGGTAAGAGGAAGTCTTTCCATCTCAGAAAACTCTAATTTTACTTTAATCATTCCTGAAACGGAAGTCAGCATCAAGGAGCGAGAAGGGGTTGTATTATTTGTCAATAAAGAAAATCCGGATGCTATTTTAACCCGTACCGAAGATATAAACTCACAAGCAGCACAGATACAAGGTTTTGATATTGAAGCCAAATTAAATATAGGGGATCAATCCCTTTTTAAGATTATTATCGATCAAAGAACCGAAGATTACTTTCAGGTACACGGTAACGGGGATTTTCAGTTTGGGATGAAACCTAGTGGGCAGATGAATCTGGCGGGGCGGTATGATATTACCGATGGTCAATACAAGGTAAGCCTTTATAATCTGGTAAAACGAGAGTTTGACATCGCTTCCGGAGGTTCCATTGTCTGGAGTGGTGATCCTTTTGAAGCCCAATTAAACGTACGTGCTATTTATGAAGTCGAGGCCAATGCAGCTGGGATTATGCGATCTGCCGTAGATGCGCAACAATTTAATCGGGATCTGGATTTTCTGGTATATTTAAATGTAAACGGTGAGTTATTACAACCCGAGATATCTTTTAATCTAGACCTTCCGGAAGGGGAAAGAGGTTTTGGCGGTGGTGCTTTATATGGAAAAGTTCAACAATTGAACGAACAAGAAGCCGAACTGAACAAACAGGTATTTTCTTTATTGGTATTTAATAGGTTCTTCCCGGAATCCGGATCAGATGGGAGTTCAGGAGGACCTGCTTCTATTGCCCGGGATAATGTAAATCGGGTGTTGTCCGGACAGCTAAACAGTTTTTCAGAAAAGTTACTAGGGGATTCCGGTATTGCTTTAGACTTTCAATTGGACAGTTATAACACCTACCAGAACAATTCTGCTACAGCCAATACCGACCTGGCTATTAACGCAAAGAAAAAATTATTTGACGACCGCTTGATTGTACAGGTAGGAAGTTCAGTCAATGTAGAGGGAAACCGACAAGCCGGACAACAAAGTTCTCCGATTATCGGAAATGTTGCTTTAGAATATCTCTTGACAGAAGATGGTAAATACCGTTTAAAGGGCTTCCGAAAAAACGAATTTGAAAGCGTAATTGACGGTCAGCTGATTGTGACTGGAATCGCTTTTATATTTAACCGGGAGTTCAACCGTTTCTGGGAGCTATGGAAGTCATTAGGTATTGTGAAAGAGGATGAAGAGGGGAATTAG
- a CDS encoding BamA/TamA family outer membrane protein: protein MTRKKVKIYVFIFLSQILILSCGVEKFIPEDEVLYTGATLDIKANDTIRDLKEVKGEVLQVIRPNPNTKILGMRLGLYYHYKAQKEKPGFIVKFLNKKLGEEPVYLSGIDVEASEKLIENRFENRGFFENRIDADIHEKEKTASITYTAEIEAPYRLQTYQLDSFPSPMNKVIQNTMDKTILKKGNRFDLALFKQERQRIDDYLKNKGYYNFNSDFLIFEADTNQYKNKRFDLYLRLKKEVPKKSIVPYTLEEINVYPKYSLETEEKVKDTVVLDSINYIQDSLFFKPKRLEPYLLLDKGQRYNPRASSLTSKRLSGIGTYKFINIQYEEMDTINDGVTPKKLRTSIYLSPLTKRSVRAELQAVSKSNNFAGPTLLARFSNRNLFKGGETLNLTSTLGYETQLGGSGNRGLSSLQLSLSGDLIFPRLLFPIKIDKPFEYAIPSTKISLGGELLDRSRLYRLTSLNAIFGYEWNANRFVFHGLNPISINYLNLTNTTDDFQEILDENAFLQSSFDQQFIAGFTYTFIYNEIEKEGIKNGFFTKVNLDVAGNLVDLIASGSSENENVARTFLGLQYAQYFKIDTDIRYHLNFKNEHQLVSRVFAGIGKPYGNSKTLPFIKQFFSGGPYSVRAFRIRSLGPGAYQPEDQNSDRNFFDRSGDIRLEANLEYRFPLFPFVYGAVFVDAGNVWLLDENVEFDTDSNPGRRNNFEGGQFSSDFLNQLGIGAGVGLRVDIQNFVIRFDLAAPLQDPASEGDGSSFNFNLDQPVLNFAIGYPF, encoded by the coding sequence ATGACCAGGAAAAAAGTAAAAATATATGTATTTATTTTTCTCTCCCAGATACTAATTTTGTCTTGCGGAGTAGAAAAATTTATTCCTGAAGATGAAGTATTGTATACGGGAGCTACGTTAGATATCAAAGCAAACGATACCATACGAGACTTAAAAGAAGTAAAAGGAGAAGTATTACAAGTGATACGACCTAATCCAAATACTAAAATTTTGGGAATGCGACTTGGGTTATATTATCATTACAAAGCACAAAAAGAAAAACCAGGTTTTATCGTAAAATTTCTTAATAAAAAATTGGGCGAAGAACCAGTGTACTTATCCGGGATAGATGTAGAAGCTAGCGAGAAGTTAATTGAAAACCGCTTTGAAAACCGGGGTTTTTTTGAAAACCGAATTGATGCTGATATTCATGAAAAAGAAAAAACGGCTTCCATTACGTATACTGCAGAAATAGAAGCTCCCTACCGTTTGCAAACGTACCAATTAGACTCATTTCCTTCACCTATGAATAAAGTAATTCAAAACACGATGGATAAAACCATTCTGAAAAAAGGAAACCGTTTTGATCTGGCATTGTTTAAACAAGAAAGACAACGAATCGATGATTACCTAAAAAATAAAGGATATTATAATTTCAATTCGGATTTTTTGATCTTTGAAGCAGATACCAATCAATATAAAAATAAACGTTTTGACCTGTACCTGCGTTTAAAAAAAGAAGTACCCAAAAAGTCAATCGTTCCTTATACCCTCGAAGAAATTAATGTGTATCCTAAATATTCCCTGGAAACCGAAGAAAAAGTTAAAGATACCGTAGTGTTGGATTCCATCAATTATATACAGGACAGCCTATTTTTTAAACCCAAACGTTTAGAACCCTATTTACTACTGGATAAAGGGCAAAGGTATAATCCGAGAGCATCAAGTTTAACTAGTAAACGTCTTTCTGGTATCGGCACGTATAAATTTATCAATATTCAATATGAAGAAATGGATACTATTAATGATGGGGTAACCCCCAAAAAGTTAAGAACTTCCATTTACCTTTCTCCATTAACAAAAAGATCCGTTCGCGCCGAATTACAAGCGGTAAGTAAATCCAATAATTTTGCAGGGCCCACGCTACTCGCCCGCTTTAGCAACCGTAATCTTTTTAAAGGTGGGGAAACCTTAAATTTAACTTCAACCTTAGGATATGAAACGCAACTGGGGGGTAGTGGCAATCGGGGGCTGAGTAGTTTGCAGCTAAGTTTATCCGGAGATTTAATTTTTCCCAGGTTATTATTTCCTATTAAAATAGACAAACCTTTTGAATATGCAATTCCCAGTACAAAAATTAGTTTAGGGGGCGAATTGTTAGACCGAAGCCGTTTGTATCGATTAACTTCATTAAATGCTATTTTTGGCTACGAGTGGAATGCAAATCGCTTTGTATTTCATGGTTTAAACCCTATTAGTATTAATTATTTAAACCTGACCAATACTACCGATGATTTTCAGGAAATCTTGGATGAGAATGCCTTTTTACAAAGTAGTTTTGACCAGCAGTTTATTGCTGGATTTACCTATACCTTTATCTACAACGAAATTGAAAAAGAAGGAATTAAGAACGGTTTTTTTACAAAGGTAAACCTGGATGTAGCAGGTAACCTGGTAGATCTTATCGCCTCCGGTTCCAGTGAAAATGAAAATGTGGCAAGAACTTTTTTAGGCTTGCAATATGCACAATACTTTAAGATTGATACGGACATCCGGTACCATCTCAATTTTAAAAATGAACATCAGCTGGTTTCCCGGGTATTTGCCGGTATCGGTAAACCTTATGGTAATTCTAAAACCCTTCCTTTTATAAAACAATTTTTTTCGGGTGGTCCCTATAGTGTTCGTGCCTTTAGGATTCGGTCCTTAGGCCCGGGGGCTTACCAACCGGAAGACCAAAATAGTGATCGCAACTTTTTTGATCGTTCCGGGGACATACGTTTAGAAGCTAACTTAGAATATCGATTCCCGTTATTCCCCTTTGTGTACGGGGCTGTTTTTGTAGATGCAGGAAATGTCTGGTTATTAGATGAAAACGTCGAATTTGATACAGATAGTAATCCCGGGCGACGTAATAATTTTGAGGGAGGTCAGTTTTCTTCTGATTTTTTAAACCAATTAGGTATTGGGGCAGGAGTAGGTTTACGAGTAGATATTCAGAATTTTGTAATTCGTTTTGACCTAGCTGCACCCTTACAAGATCCTGCCTCTGAAGGTGACGGGAGTTCGTTTAACTTTAACCTGGATCAGCCGGTGTTAAATTTTGCTATTGGCTACCCATTTTAA
- a CDS encoding MBL fold metallo-hydrolase, translating into MTATNIPYPKIISEIKEANYGDRVLILPDTFLLKVAKFQFRIGNSYIIRHVNRKEILLIDVVHESSKNTIDQFISDGYDIQGLLLTHGDLIDQAYTNMTQLSKDLNNAPIYIHPLDSKKSSANLKDITQSNPVFDEFLITVYHTPGHTEGSVLIHSSINNGMLFTGDSAVGGPYHKEEFYFERPPIEKMISDQELAGSWQVFDLPFTHLLPLHGKPEFNLSEERQNDILINLSKNETTESL; encoded by the coding sequence ATGACCGCTACCAACATACCATATCCCAAGATTATTTCAGAAATAAAAGAAGCAAATTATGGGGATCGTGTACTAATTCTTCCGGATACTTTTTTATTAAAAGTAGCTAAATTTCAATTTAGAATTGGTAACAGCTACATCATTCGGCATGTCAATCGAAAAGAAATTTTATTGATAGATGTAGTACATGAATCTTCAAAGAATACAATTGATCAATTCATTAGTGATGGATATGATATCCAGGGGTTGTTATTAACTCATGGCGACCTGATTGATCAGGCATATACTAATATGACCCAATTATCTAAAGACCTTAATAATGCACCCATTTATATACACCCTTTAGATAGTAAAAAGTCCAGCGCTAATCTTAAAGATATTACCCAGAGCAATCCTGTATTTGACGAATTTTTAATAACTGTCTACCATACGCCCGGACATACTGAGGGTAGTGTTTTAATTCATTCCAGTATTAATAACGGGATGTTATTTACCGGAGATAGTGCCGTAGGTGGGCCTTATCATAAAGAAGAATTTTATTTTGAGCGTCCACCTATCGAAAAGATGATTAGCGATCAGGAATTAGCAGGTAGCTGGCAGGTTTTTGACCTTCCGTTCACCCATTTGCTTCCTTTACATGGTAAACCGGAATTTAATCTTTCCGAAGAGAGGCAAAATGATATTTTAATAAATTTAAGTAAAAACGAAACTACAGAATCACTATAA
- a CDS encoding nitroreductase family protein, with protein sequence METKLLTKTANTEYEINMLLKERFSPRVFSDMPVSDTDLHSLLEAGRWAASSNNLQPWRIIWGVKGSKSYDRIFNCLDEFNQSWAGNAPVLWLTLIKKSMPNGKENFHALHDLGLFMGNVSIQAQSMGIAVHEMAGVKFEEAKKEFEVPEDFHVVTAVSIGYYGGDPDQLPEDLQETERESVRKRMLQVEFAFEGNFVDRADLGNKK encoded by the coding sequence ATGGAAACTAAGCTTTTAACAAAGACAGCAAATACGGAATATGAAATTAATATGCTTTTAAAAGAGCGGTTCAGTCCCAGGGTTTTTTCAGATATGCCAGTATCAGACACAGATTTACATAGCTTGTTAGAGGCTGGTCGTTGGGCAGCAAGTAGTAATAATTTACAACCCTGGCGAATTATCTGGGGGGTTAAAGGCAGTAAATCTTATGACCGCATCTTTAATTGCCTGGATGAATTTAACCAAAGTTGGGCGGGTAATGCTCCGGTGCTATGGCTTACGTTAATTAAAAAGTCCATGCCTAACGGAAAAGAAAATTTTCATGCCCTACATGATTTAGGCTTGTTTATGGGAAATGTATCTATACAAGCACAAAGCATGGGGATTGCGGTACACGAAATGGCCGGAGTGAAATTTGAAGAAGCTAAAAAAGAGTTTGAGGTACCTGAGGATTTTCACGTAGTTACTGCAGTAAGTATTGGATATTACGGAGGTGATCCGGATCAACTACCTGAGGATTTACAAGAAACAGAAAGGGAAAGTGTAAGAAAGAGAATGTTACAGGTGGAATTTGCCTTTGAGGGTAATTTTGTAGACCGGGCAGACCTCGGGAATAAAAAGTAG
- a CDS encoding NADPH-dependent F420 reductase produces the protein MKIGIIGDHKRGQNLGLLLAQAGHEVLFGSSNPVSLGSFIKSIGNSVKVTATTIEDAFEEKVAVYILTVAFSEIDRLAELYAGEYSNTVIIDATNPDPLTDGDIAQKVLDSNQNASEYVALKFGTARIVKAFNTISSEDLASNTLKNSILAIPYAAQDHQSKEIVRSLIEDLGFEAVYIGDLSKTQMMDPNHRIHGKSLNRKELETLINL, from the coding sequence ATGAAAATTGGAATTATAGGAGATCATAAAAGAGGTCAGAATCTAGGATTGCTCTTGGCCCAGGCGGGGCATGAAGTACTGTTCGGAAGTTCAAACCCGGTAAGTTTAGGTAGTTTTATCAAATCCATAGGTAATTCCGTAAAAGTAACTGCTACTACGATAGAAGATGCGTTTGAAGAAAAAGTAGCAGTCTATATTTTAACCGTAGCTTTTAGTGAAATTGATCGATTAGCTGAGTTATATGCTGGTGAGTATAGTAATACGGTGATAATTGATGCTACTAATCCGGATCCCCTGACAGACGGAGACATAGCACAAAAGGTATTGGACTCCAATCAAAATGCATCAGAATATGTTGCTTTAAAATTTGGAACAGCTAGAATAGTAAAGGCTTTTAATACGATAAGTTCAGAAGATTTAGCTAGTAATACGCTTAAAAATAGTATTTTAGCTATACCCTATGCTGCCCAAGATCATCAGAGTAAAGAAATAGTCCGAAGTCTTATTGAGGACTTGGGATTTGAAGCTGTCTATATTGGCGATCTTAGTAAAACACAAATGATGGACCCCAATCATAGGATACACGGAAAATCTTTAAATCGTAAGGAATTAGAAACTTTAATAAATCTATAA
- the hpf gene encoding ribosome hibernation-promoting factor, HPF/YfiA family yields MNIIYEYANVSASDRLEAIVEEKLGKIGEKYPFVIRGDVFFKIEKRADNTGHVCGIRLSAPGPRLYASTDGTDFEGAIQETVRDLTDQLKKRKAKMQSH; encoded by the coding sequence ATGAATATTATATATGAGTATGCCAATGTTTCTGCGAGTGATCGTTTAGAAGCTATTGTAGAAGAAAAATTAGGTAAAATTGGAGAGAAATATCCTTTTGTCATAAGAGGAGACGTGTTTTTTAAAATTGAAAAGCGAGCTGATAATACCGGTCATGTTTGTGGGATACGTTTAAGTGCTCCAGGTCCAAGGTTATATGCTTCTACGGATGGAACTGATTTTGAAGGGGCCATTCAAGAAACGGTCAGGGATTTAACAGATCAATTAAAGAAAAGAAAAGCTAAAATGCAATCGCATTAA
- a CDS encoding mechanosensitive ion channel family protein, translated as MNLRLSEAWAKMVEKLQDWFQTFIASIPNIIIAIIVFFITFLASKYISRLVLSLLGRSHLNKTVKNLISKMVSIAVILLGLFMVLGILNLSKMLNTILAGAGVAGLAISLALQGALTNTYSGIILSFVKAVKLGNWVETNGYSGELTNLDLRAVTIKEIDNNLVYIPNKLVLENPIKNYSLTEKSRVIVNCGVAYDSDLQKVEDLVIKTIKENFPDLDEEKSILFMFEEFGGSSINFELRFWVAAQAMIEIVQAKSKAIKVIKKAFDQNDIEIPFPIRTLYMPKGVNVNSPSTNQNKTD; from the coding sequence ATGAATTTACGATTGTCAGAAGCATGGGCCAAAATGGTGGAGAAATTACAGGACTGGTTTCAAACCTTTATTGCCAGTATTCCTAATATTATTATTGCGATAATTGTATTTTTTATTACGTTTCTTGCTTCCAAGTATATTTCCAGGTTAGTACTTTCCTTATTAGGTAGAAGTCATCTAAATAAAACGGTTAAAAACTTAATTTCTAAAATGGTTTCTATAGCCGTTATTCTACTTGGACTTTTTATGGTTTTGGGAATATTAAACTTAAGTAAAATGCTTAATACTATTCTTGCTGGTGCAGGGGTAGCAGGGCTAGCTATCAGTTTAGCGCTACAGGGAGCTTTGACCAATACGTATTCAGGGATTATATTGTCTTTTGTAAAAGCTGTAAAATTGGGGAATTGGGTAGAAACTAATGGTTATTCCGGAGAACTTACCAATTTGGATTTACGTGCGGTAACTATTAAAGAGATTGATAATAACCTTGTTTACATTCCTAATAAATTAGTGTTAGAAAATCCGATTAAAAACTATTCCTTAACCGAGAAATCAAGGGTAATTGTTAATTGTGGAGTAGCTTACGATAGTGATTTACAAAAGGTAGAAGATCTGGTTATCAAGACAATTAAAGAAAATTTTCCTGACTTGGATGAAGAGAAGAGTATATTATTTATGTTTGAAGAATTTGGAGGAAGTTCGATTAATTTTGAATTACGTTTTTGGGTAGCTGCCCAGGCTATGATTGAAATCGTACAGGCAAAAAGTAAAGCCATCAAAGTGATTAAAAAAGCTTTTGATCAAAATGATATTGAAATACCTTTCCCTATTAGAACTTTATATATGCCAAAAGGAGTTAATGTAAATAGTCCTTCTACTAATCAAAATAAAACTGATTAA